The region ATGGACCGGCGAGTTACGATCGTATGCAAGGTTAAGTGGAAGACACGGAGCCGCAGCGAAAGCGAGTCTGAACAGGGCGAATGAGTATGCGGTCGTAGACCCGAAACCGTGTGATCTACCCATGTCCAGGGTGAAAGTCAGGTAACACTGACTGGAGGCCCGAACCCACGTATGCTGAAAAATGCGGGGATGAGGTGTGGGTAGGGGTGAAATGCCAATCGAACACGGAGATAGCTGGTTCTCTCCGAAATAGCTTTAGGGCTAGCCTCAAGGGAAGCGTACCGGAGGTAGAGCACTGATTGGACGAGGGGCCCTCACCGGGTTACCGAATTCAGTCAAACTCCGAATGCCGGTTACGTAGCCTTGGGAGTCAGACTATGGGTGATAAGGTTCATAGTCGAAAGGGAAACAGCCCAGACCGCCAGCTAAGGTCCCAAAGTATACGTTAAGTGGAAAAGGATGTGGCGTTGCCCAGACAACCAGGATGTTGGCTTAGAAGCAGCCATCATTTAAAGAGTGCGTAATAGCTCACTGGTCGAGTGACGCTGCGCCGAAAATGTACCGGGGCTAAACGTATCACCGAAGCTGCGGATTGTTCTTCGAACAATGGTAGGAGAGCGTTCCAGGCGCTGTGAAGTCAGACCGTGAGGACTGGTGGAGCACCTGGAAGTGAGAATGCCGGTATGAGTAGCGAAAAAAGAGTGAGAATCTCTTTCACCGAAAGCCTAAGGTTTCCTGAGGAAGGCTCGTCCTCTCAGGGTTAGTCGGGACCTAAGCCGAGGCCGAAAGGCGTAGGCGATGGACAACAGGTCGATATTCCTGTACCACCTCATGAGCGTTTGAGCGACGGGGGGACGCAGGAGGAGAAGGAAAGCGCACCGATGGACGTGTGCGTCCAAGCAGTAAGGCAGTTGGATAGGTAAATCCGTCCAATAATGCCGAGCTGTGATGGGGAGGGAAATAGAGTACCGAAGTTCCTGCATCCACACTGCCAAGAAAAGCCTCTAGTGAGTTCATAGGTGCCCGTACCGCAAACCGACACAGGTAGGCGAGGAGAGAATCCTAAGGTGAGCGGGAGAACTCTCGTTAAGGAACTCGGCAAAATGACCCCGTAACTTCGGGAGAAGGGGTGCTTGCTTACGAGTGAGCCGCAGTGAATAGGCCCAAGCGACTGTTTAGCAAAAACACAGGTCTCTGCGAAGCCGAAAGGCGAAGTATAGGGGCTGACACCTGCCCGGTGCTGGAAGGTTAAGGGGAAGCGTTAGCACTTCGGTGCGAAGCGCAGAACCGAAGCCCCAGTAAACGGCGGCCGTAACTATAACGGTCCTAAGGTAGCGAAATTCCTTGTCGGGTAAGTTCCGACCCGCACGAAAGGTGCAACGACTTGGGCACTGTCTCAACGAGAGACCCGGTGAAATTATACGATGTGTGAAGATGCACATTACCCGCGACAGGACGGAAAGACCCCGTGGAGCTTTACTGTAGCCTGATATTGAATGTTGGTACAGCTTGTACAGGATAGGTGGGAGCCATTGAACCCGGAGCGCCAGCTTCGGTGGAGGCACCCGTGGGATACCACCCTGGCTGTACGGACCTTCTAACCCAGGGCCGTAATCCGGTCCGGAGACAGTGTCAGGCGGGCAGTTTGACTGGGGCGGTCGCCTCCCAAAAGGTAACGGAGGCGCCCAAAGGTTCCCTCAGAATGGTTGGAAATCATTCGCATGAGTGTAAAGGCAGAAGGGAGCTTGACTGCGAGACCTACAAGTCGAGCAGGGACGAAAGTCGGGCTTAGTGATCCGGTGGTTCCGCATGGAAGGGCCATCGCTCAACGGATAAAAGCTACCCCGGGGATAACAGGCTTATCTCCCCCAAGAGTTCACATCGACGGGGAGGTTTGGCACCTCGATGTCGGCTCATCGCATCCTGGGGCTGTAGTCGGTCCCAAGGGTTGGGCTGTTCGCCCATTAAAGCGGTACGCGAGCTGGGTTCAGAACGTCGTGAGACAGTTCGGTCCCTATCCGTCGTGGGCGTTGGAAGTTTGCGAGGAGCTGTCCTTAGTACGAGAGGACCGGGATGGACACACCGCTGGTGTACCAGTTGTTCCGCCAGGAGCACAGCTGGGTAGCTACGTGTGGCAAGGATAAGTGCTGAAAGCATCTAAGCATGAAGCCCCCCTCAAGATGAAACTTCCCATCACTTCGAGTGAGTAAGATCCCTCAGAGACGATGAGGTAGATAGGTCCGAGGTGGAAGCGTGGTGACACGTGGAGCTGACGGATACTAATCGATCGAGGACTTAACTAAACAAGCTTTTGATGATGCGTTGTATGGATGCTTATTTAGTTTTCAGGGTATAAATTCCTGAATAGCCCTTGCATTTTTTATCGAAAATGCCTATAATATATCTTGTCTTGAAAAATGAGAGAGAACTTCGTGACGAAAGATGTCATGGTTCCAGCCCGAAGGTCTGGTAGCAATAGCGGAGAGGTCACACCTGTTCCCATGCCGAACACAGCAGTTAAGCTCTCCAGCGCCGATGGTAGTTGGGGCTTTGCCCCTGCAAGAGTAGGACGCCGCCAGGCTTGGCAATTTTTCAGGAAAATAATTCGAGATATTTATTGTGATAACTTTTTCATATCGCGGGGTGGAGCAGTCTGGTAGCTCGTTGGGCTCATAACCCAAAGGTCGCAAGTTCAAATCTTGCCCCCGCAACCAATTTATTTTAAAATAATATGATTTATCTAGCTGTGCTGAACATTTCTTCAAAACAGTTTATAGCATAAGAATCATTTTATAATTAGGTCCGGTAGTTCAGCTGGTTAGAATGCCTGCCTGTCACGCAGGAGGTCGCGGGTTCGAGTCCCGTCCGGACCGCCATTAAACGATGCATGTTCCATTAGGAAACATGTTTTTTTAATTTCTAAAGTAATAAAATTACAGCCGCTTCCTATTGTTCGGATGCGGCTTTTTGGTGTGCCTCACTGTTCCACACTCTAGGTGGTTCAAATCCACTCGATAACTTTATCCTTTCAAGTATCGTAGCCGAAGAAGAATCCTCGCTGATGAGGCAGGATTGACAGGGTGTCCTCTGCGAAGGGGAATCCGAAAGGTCTGCAGGCAAAGTCCAGCCCGGAACATTGTGTGAACCAGAGGTGGCGGCGATGTTGGGTGACCCGCCCAAAAAAACGGGGAAACCTGTGCAGTTGCGCACCTTGTAGGGAAACTAGAAAAGGGAAACGACCTATAGGGCACATCGACGTGATTAGGGTCAGGATGGATGGAACAGAGTGTGTGATTACTGGGGGAAGCACTGTAGACTCCTATCGGTAAACACCGGTAGGTAGGGGAGGTATAACCCTAAATGGGGAAAGCCAAACCGAGGGTACTGCAGGTGGCGGATGGCTCCGTAGTAGCGATGAAATTCGAGCCGATGAAGGCTGGCGACAGTCTGGAGGGGAAAAGTCGGATGAGTAGATGCATGATGTCATCTAACCTGTGTCACGACCAAAAGTTGTGATATGGCGGTGAAGGGACCTGCTTCGTCAACATTGTGAATGGAAGTGAGTGGGAGACGTAACGCATTAAATGAAAAGGTTCACCAAGGGGTACGTCCTGCCGAACATGAAAAGCCATGTAAGGATACAGGTGGACTTGCGACCTGAGTACATGATGATTGGATAGGAGCGATTGGCTTTTGCCTAAACACGTAATCCAACATGGTGGAACAAGCGAGGAATCGCCTCTTGTAGTGACCATAAGACCAATGTGGTGAGTAAGCGCGAAGGTGGTGATGAATATGCGACCAAAGCGCAAATTTTATTCCATCATTGATAAGGTGTACCGCATGAGTAACCTGTACGATGCATGGAATGCCGTTAAGACCAATAAAGGTAGCGCCGGGGTAGATGGTGAAACCATCCTATGGTTTGAGGCGCAGTTGGAACAAAATCTTAGAGAAGTCCAACGGCTTTTGAAGCAACAGCGTTATCGACCGGAACCGGTACTACGTCACTATATCCCAAAAGGGGACGGCAAAAAGAAACGACCGCTGGGCATCCCCACTGTAAGGGACCGAATCATCCAACAAGCCGTACGGCAAATGATGGAACCCTTGTTTGACCGGGACTTTTATCCACACAGTTATGGGTTTCGAAAGGGACATTCCCAACATCAGGCAGTGGACGTCGTAAGACGTGCGAAGAAGAATGGGTATGAATACGTGGTGGATTTGGATATCCAATCGTATTTCGATAATATCCCGCATAACTTATTGATGGAAAAAGTCAAAACAAAAATCGCCGACGGGCGAATACTTGATTTGATTGAAATGTGGTTAAAAGCAGGTGTCATGGAAGACGATCGGTTCTATGACACGACTTCCGGCTCTCCTCAGGGAGGGGTCATATCACCGTTATTGGCGAATGTCTATTTGGATGAATTTGATTGGAAAATGAACCAACAAGGATTTCCAGTTGTACGTTTCGCGGACGATGCGATTATTTTCTGTAAAACGAAGATAAAAGCTAATCGAGCGTATAAAGCAGCTGAAGAGATATTGGAAGGCAATTTAAAGCTTACGATGCATCCCGAAAAGACGAAAGTCGTTCATTTTGATGAAGGATTTCGTTTTCTGGGGTTTCATTTCTGGAAAGACTATCTAGTCCTTCCAGATGAAAGAGCCCGAAAGGTTAAAGATAAAATAAGGCATCTATCAAGAAGACAACAAGGTAAGAGTCTGGTAGAAGTGATTCACAAACTGAATGAAGTCATTCGGGGATTTGCCAATTACTTCAGGATAGGAAATGTCAAAAAGAAATTCGAACGTCTGGATGAATGGATTCGAATGAGGGTGCGAGCTTATATGAGGAAAAAGCGTTCCATGGAGTCGAATTGGCGCATACCCAATAAAGTGTTAGCACAAGCGGGATTGGTTTCAATGGTCAGCTTACTCACCAAACGTTCCTAATTCGTGAGTGAAATAAAGTAACAACTCATTCCCGGAAATGGGGAACTGACGAAGTGAAAGCCGGATGCGGGAAATCTGCACGTCCGGTTTGACGAGGGGTCGGAGGGCGAAAGCCCTCCTCCTACTCTACTCTGTAATATTTGTATAGGATTGCAAATCGGGTCCACGCTAATTGAGAGGAAGAATGTACATAAAGAAACGTTAATTGCTGTAATTATGTTCAGGTCAATTAAGTAATGTTCTAGTTAATCAAGGTCAGTCTAAAAACGATCGAGTTGACCTGACGGACGATCGAGATAGCCCTAAAGTCGATCGGGCTCATATCAAAACCATCAAGGAAGTCCAAAAATCAATTGAATTCCTGATAAAATAAATCGGCCCTGCCCGAAAACAATTGTGAAACCACCCAAACCAACTACATCTGCACTTATAATTTTTTTCTTTTACAGCACTTTTTGCTATCATAAACATAGCTATGAAAAAAGTGGTGATAATGATGGATGAATTCTCCTTTATCAACTCAATAAAGCAGCATACGTATAAACAGCCGTCAATCGTTAAGGGAATCGGGGATGATGCGGCAGTTTTTCGTCAGCCATATAAAGATGTCATAACAGCCGTCGATACGTTCGTAGAGGATGTTCATTTTGCACGGTCCACGATGGCACCGTTTCACATCGGGTTTCGTTCGGTTGCAGCGAATGTGAGTGATCTGGCGGCTATGGGAGCAACACCTGCGTTTTATCTGGTTTCGATGATCATTCCCACGACATGGTCTTCCGATGAACTGGATGAGGTATATAAGGGCATGAAAGCGATGGCTGCCCGGCATCATATGGATTTGATTGGCGGGGATACTGTATCGGGCCCTGTTTTATCTGTTTCGGTTACGGTAATTGGCTATGCAAATACGAATCAGGCCAGATTTCGGAGTACTTCCGAAGAACAAGATATCGTCTTTGCTACTGGTTATCTTGGTGACTCCCGTGCCGGGCTTCATATGCTGACAAATCCCGGAT is a window of Virgibacillus ihumii DNA encoding:
- the ltrA gene encoding group II intron reverse transcriptase/maturase; translation: MRPKRKFYSIIDKVYRMSNLYDAWNAVKTNKGSAGVDGETILWFEAQLEQNLREVQRLLKQQRYRPEPVLRHYIPKGDGKKKRPLGIPTVRDRIIQQAVRQMMEPLFDRDFYPHSYGFRKGHSQHQAVDVVRRAKKNGYEYVVDLDIQSYFDNIPHNLLMEKVKTKIADGRILDLIEMWLKAGVMEDDRFYDTTSGSPQGGVISPLLANVYLDEFDWKMNQQGFPVVRFADDAIIFCKTKIKANRAYKAAEEILEGNLKLTMHPEKTKVVHFDEGFRFLGFHFWKDYLVLPDERARKVKDKIRHLSRRQQGKSLVEVIHKLNEVIRGFANYFRIGNVKKKFERLDEWIRMRVRAYMRKKRSMESNWRIPNKVLAQAGLVSMVSLLTKRS
- the thiL gene encoding thiamine-phosphate kinase, whose product is MMDEFSFINSIKQHTYKQPSIVKGIGDDAAVFRQPYKDVITAVDTFVEDVHFARSTMAPFHIGFRSVAANVSDLAAMGATPAFYLVSMIIPTTWSSDELDEVYKGMKAMAARHHMDLIGGDTVSGPVLSVSVTVIGYANTNQARFRSTSEEQDIVFATGYLGDSRAGLHMLTNPGLYENESYFYDRHRKPLPRVDFSVGLSNLKRVALNDISDGIANESAEIAEASKVDIVLYEEQIPTSSSFGQFSRKQQYEWKLFGGEDFELVGTVSQRDWERLSDIARNTDTPLTQVGFVEQSKGPDQHSVFIIDRNNQRKPLEKKGYTHLAD